A section of the Bacillus sp. HSf4 genome encodes:
- a CDS encoding MerR family transcriptional regulator: protein MGYSIKEVAEKVGLPTHTLRYYEKEGLLPFIKRDANGNRIFEEKDLSWLELVICLRKTDIALSELRDIVNLTREGDWTVPKRKQILEQHKEKMLEKQRDLDRAFIKIDEKIIYYDSLEKEYQTKNEMKS from the coding sequence ATGGGGTATTCGATAAAAGAAGTTGCGGAAAAAGTAGGTTTGCCTACGCATACACTCCGATATTATGAAAAAGAGGGTCTTCTCCCCTTTATTAAAAGAGATGCCAATGGAAATCGTATTTTTGAAGAAAAAGATTTGTCATGGTTGGAGCTTGTGATATGCTTGCGAAAAACCGATATTGCGCTTTCGGAATTGCGTGACATTGTCAATTTAACTAGAGAAGGAGATTGGACCGTACCAAAACGCAAACAAATCCTTGAACAACATAAAGAAAAAATGCTTGAAAAACAAAGGGACTTGGATCGAGCCTTTATAAAAATCGATGAGAAAATCATCTACTATGACAGCTTAGAAAAAGAGTACCAGACAAAAAATGAAATGAAAAGCTGA
- a CDS encoding HPr family phosphocarrier protein, which yields MLVTKPAVRLPRGLQARHTTLFVRKAAAFTSEIVLAKNGQTANGKDLMEIINLAVQEGDKITLIINGADERAVKETLEKFLLNL from the coding sequence ATGTTGGTCACAAAGCCTGCCGTTCGGCTTCCCCGGGGTCTTCAAGCCAGGCATACAACTCTATTTGTCCGCAAAGCTGCAGCATTTACGAGTGAGATCGTACTCGCTAAAAACGGCCAGACTGCAAACGGGAAAGACCTGATGGAAATCATAAATTTAGCGGTTCAAGAAGGAGATAAAATCACGTTAATCATAAATGGAGCGGATGAGCGAGCCGTAAAAGAGACTTTGGAAAAATTTCTTTTAAACTTGTAA
- a CDS encoding enoyl-CoA hydratase/isomerase family protein produces the protein MSDDVLCSVNQNGAATIVLNRPKALNSLSYDMVRVISDQLKEWEREQNVSVVVIKGSGPKGLCAGGDIKALYEARSSKQALQEAERFFEKEYEVDMAVYRFSKPIIACMDGIVMGGGVGLTYGASHRIVTERTKWSMPEMNIGFFPDVGAAYFLNKAPGYLGRYLALTASVIHAADVLYMNGADIYMTSVDLERFIQKVEQTNWRHVNIEEKLEQLIGEFQAKPHQESKLAPEQNAIDHHFKHDTLEKIIQSLESEGSVFSLNVKKQLLSKSPFSLKITLKQLADGKQKKLEECFATDLVLAQNFLKHHDFFEGVRSVLIDRDQSPNYQYRHISDVTDDAVNQFFHPRADL, from the coding sequence ATGTCAGATGACGTTTTGTGTTCCGTTAATCAAAACGGCGCAGCAACGATCGTTCTCAACCGTCCGAAAGCGCTCAACTCGCTTTCTTATGACATGGTTCGTGTGATAAGTGATCAATTAAAAGAATGGGAGAGAGAGCAAAACGTTTCTGTCGTCGTCATCAAAGGAAGCGGACCAAAAGGGCTTTGTGCCGGCGGTGATATTAAGGCACTTTATGAAGCTCGGTCATCAAAACAAGCTTTGCAAGAGGCAGAGCGTTTTTTTGAAAAAGAATATGAAGTCGACATGGCCGTCTATCGATTTTCAAAGCCGATCATCGCCTGCATGGACGGCATCGTCATGGGCGGAGGGGTAGGCCTGACATACGGGGCCAGCCACCGGATTGTGACGGAGAGAACAAAATGGTCGATGCCCGAAATGAATATCGGTTTCTTTCCGGATGTCGGCGCAGCCTACTTTTTAAACAAAGCGCCCGGGTACTTAGGACGCTATCTTGCATTAACAGCGTCTGTCATCCATGCCGCTGATGTGCTGTATATGAACGGCGCAGACATCTATATGACGAGTGTTGATTTAGAGCGCTTTATTCAAAAAGTGGAGCAGACGAATTGGAGGCATGTCAATATCGAGGAAAAGCTGGAACAGCTAATCGGCGAATTTCAAGCGAAACCGCACCAGGAGAGCAAGCTCGCTCCTGAACAAAACGCGATTGATCATCATTTTAAGCATGATACATTGGAAAAGATCATCCAGTCTCTCGAAAGCGAGGGGAGCGTTTTTAGTCTGAATGTGAAAAAACAGCTTCTCTCCAAGTCTCCATTTTCATTGAAAATCACCTTGAAACAACTGGCAGACGGCAAACAAAAAAAGCTGGAGGAATGCTTTGCCACAGATCTTGTGCTGGCCCAGAACTTTTTGAAGCATCACGATTTCTTCGAAGGTGTGCGGTCCGTGCTGATCGATCGCGATCAATCACCGAACTATCAGTACAGGCACATTTCAGATGTAACCGATGATGCCGTGAATCAGTTTTTTCACCCCCGAGCTGACCTTTAG
- a CDS encoding enoyl-CoA hydratase-related protein, with the protein MKYVTLKKEHGITTVTLNNPPANVLSSSCIAELRSLIRELARDEDTKALIITGEGRFFAAGADIKEFVSKLGDQKQGLALAEDGQALCDEIEALKKPVIAAINGPALGGGLELAMSCHFRVISDEATVGLPELKLGLIPAFGGTQRLRKITDTAAALDLILTSRTLSADEAVEMKIAQLAVKGEELLKTATAIASSFVKGKSMTSVMRAVECIIQGANESMEKALERERKRFAELFLTADAKEGIHAFVEKRKPEFHHS; encoded by the coding sequence ATGAAATACGTGACACTGAAAAAAGAACATGGTATCACAACCGTCACATTGAACAATCCGCCGGCAAATGTACTGTCTTCTTCATGCATCGCTGAATTGCGCTCCCTGATTCGAGAACTGGCCCGTGACGAAGATACAAAAGCGCTCATCATCACGGGAGAGGGCCGCTTCTTTGCGGCCGGAGCGGACATCAAAGAATTCGTTTCGAAATTAGGGGATCAAAAACAAGGATTGGCGCTCGCAGAAGATGGCCAGGCGCTCTGTGATGAAATCGAAGCTTTGAAAAAACCCGTCATTGCCGCAATCAACGGACCGGCTCTTGGCGGAGGTCTTGAACTGGCGATGAGCTGCCACTTCAGAGTCATATCTGACGAGGCGACAGTCGGTCTTCCGGAATTGAAGCTCGGCCTGATTCCTGCATTTGGCGGTACTCAGCGGCTCCGCAAGATCACGGATACAGCCGCTGCGCTCGATCTTATCCTCACAAGCCGGACGCTTTCAGCTGATGAAGCAGTAGAGATGAAGATTGCCCAGCTGGCCGTGAAAGGTGAGGAGCTGTTGAAGACGGCAACAGCTATCGCCTCGTCATTTGTAAAAGGAAAAAGCATGACGAGTGTCATGCGTGCAGTGGAATGCATTATCCAGGGCGCAAACGAAAGCATGGAAAAAGCGCTGGAAAGGGAGCGAAAAAGGTTTGCCGAGCTGTTTTTAACCGCTGATGCCAAAGAAGGAATTCACGCGTTCGTGGAGAAGCGTAAACCAGAGTTTCATCATTCATAA
- a CDS encoding CoA-acylating methylmalonate-semialdehyde dehydrogenase codes for MMKSNIKKMRNNINGEWVDSLAAEVEEVVNPANGKTIAYVPLSVREDVERAVRAAQHAYETWSSVPVPNRTRRLYKYLQLLEEQKEQLADIITMENGKTLKDARGEVQRGIEVVELATAAPTLMMGEALPGIADGIDGSIWRYPLGVVAGITPFNFPMMVPLWMFPLAIACGNTFVLKASERTPLLAEKLVELFYESGFPKGVLNLVHGGKDVVNGLLENEEIKAISFVGSEPVAKYVYQTGTANGKRVQALAGAKNHAIVMQDCHLEKSVQGIIGAAFGSSGERCMACSVAAVATDIADDFMEMLVSETQKLKTGDGRFDDHFVGPLIREVHKNRVLDYIDSGIKEGAALTVDGRNPGVQEGYFVGATIFDHVKPNMKIWQDEIFAPVLSVVRIKDLDEGIALANKSKFANGAVIYTSNGKSVQKFRDNIDAGMIGVNVNVPAPMAFFSFAGNKASFYGDLGTNGKDGVQFYTRKKVVTERWF; via the coding sequence ATCATGAAAAGCAACATTAAAAAAATGCGGAACAACATCAATGGGGAATGGGTGGATTCTCTTGCTGCCGAAGTCGAAGAAGTGGTTAATCCTGCCAACGGAAAAACAATCGCCTATGTCCCCCTGTCTGTAAGAGAAGATGTGGAGCGCGCCGTACGGGCCGCACAACACGCTTACGAGACATGGTCATCGGTGCCTGTGCCCAACAGGACAAGACGTTTATACAAATACCTGCAGCTTCTTGAAGAACAAAAAGAACAGCTGGCTGACATTATTACGATGGAAAACGGAAAAACGCTCAAGGACGCCCGCGGGGAAGTGCAGCGGGGAATTGAAGTCGTGGAGCTGGCGACCGCGGCACCTACGCTCATGATGGGAGAAGCCCTGCCCGGGATAGCAGACGGCATCGACGGCTCGATCTGGCGCTATCCATTGGGAGTAGTCGCCGGCATTACGCCGTTTAACTTTCCGATGATGGTTCCCCTCTGGATGTTTCCGCTCGCCATCGCCTGCGGAAACACGTTCGTCTTGAAAGCTTCAGAACGGACGCCTCTTCTTGCAGAGAAACTAGTCGAACTGTTCTATGAATCAGGCTTTCCAAAAGGGGTTCTCAACCTCGTCCACGGCGGAAAAGACGTCGTGAACGGTTTATTGGAGAATGAAGAAATCAAAGCGATTTCCTTCGTTGGATCAGAACCTGTCGCAAAATATGTGTACCAAACAGGCACAGCAAACGGAAAACGCGTTCAAGCGCTTGCCGGCGCTAAAAACCATGCGATTGTTATGCAGGATTGCCATCTTGAAAAGTCGGTTCAAGGGATCATCGGAGCGGCATTCGGCAGCAGCGGGGAACGCTGTATGGCCTGCTCCGTTGCGGCGGTTGCCACCGACATCGCCGATGACTTCATGGAAATGCTCGTTTCTGAAACACAAAAGCTGAAGACGGGAGACGGCAGATTCGATGATCACTTTGTCGGCCCGCTGATCCGTGAAGTCCACAAAAACCGCGTCCTTGATTATATTGACAGCGGCATAAAAGAAGGAGCCGCACTAACGGTGGACGGACGCAATCCGGGTGTTCAGGAAGGATACTTTGTGGGAGCCACCATTTTCGATCATGTGAAACCGAATATGAAAATCTGGCAGGATGAAATCTTCGCGCCGGTTTTAAGTGTTGTGCGAATCAAAGACCTTGATGAGGGAATCGCACTCGCCAACAAGTCCAAATTTGCCAACGGCGCTGTCATTTATACGTCAAACGGCAAAAGCGTTCAAAAATTCCGCGACAACATTGACGCCGGCATGATCGGTGTCAATGTCAATGTCCCGGCTCCAATGGCGTTCTTTTCCTTCGCAGGAAACAAAGCCTCTTTCTATGGAGACCTTGGGACAAACGGAAAAGACGGTGTCCAGTTTTACACACGGAAAAAGGTCGTCACCGAACGCTGGTTCTAG
- a CDS encoding NAD(P)-dependent oxidoreductase translates to MKKIGFIGLGNMGLPMSKNLLLANFIVYGMDLNKEAELSFQQAGGTIGIPLEKMVEQCDAILTSLPSSNAAEEVFLGEKGLVHLAEPGILLIDTSTVAPELNQRIEEAAGNKGVDFLAAPVSGGVIGAVNRTLTFMAGGAKSAFEKAMPVFNAMGENIFHVNENIDSGTNTKLINNLLIGFYTAGVSEALHLAKNSNLDLDQLFDMLNVSYGQSRIYERNYKSFIADDHYEPGFSLKLLLKDLGFALDLAHKNNVELPVSNILFELYQEADKGGYGEKDMSVLYKKISEQNRGGKTNHEKQH, encoded by the coding sequence TTGAAAAAAATCGGGTTTATCGGTTTGGGCAACATGGGTCTTCCGATGTCAAAAAATTTGCTTCTGGCAAACTTCATTGTCTATGGTATGGATCTCAACAAGGAAGCGGAGCTGTCCTTTCAGCAAGCAGGCGGAACCATCGGTATCCCGCTTGAGAAGATGGTTGAACAGTGTGACGCGATTTTGACAAGCCTTCCTTCATCAAACGCAGCAGAGGAGGTTTTTTTAGGGGAAAAGGGGCTTGTACACCTGGCTGAACCCGGCATCCTGCTGATCGACACGAGTACGGTCGCTCCCGAATTGAATCAGAGAATTGAAGAGGCGGCCGGAAATAAAGGTGTCGATTTTCTGGCGGCGCCCGTCAGCGGCGGTGTGATAGGGGCGGTAAACCGGACACTCACCTTTATGGCAGGGGGCGCAAAGTCCGCTTTCGAAAAGGCAATGCCTGTATTTAACGCTATGGGCGAAAATATCTTTCATGTGAACGAGAATATCGACAGCGGGACGAACACGAAGCTGATCAACAACCTCTTGATCGGATTTTATACAGCCGGGGTCAGTGAGGCGCTGCACCTTGCAAAAAACAGCAACCTCGATCTTGATCAATTGTTTGACATGCTGAATGTAAGCTATGGCCAAAGCCGCATCTATGAGCGCAACTATAAAAGTTTCATAGCGGATGATCACTATGAGCCGGGCTTTTCTTTGAAGCTTCTATTAAAGGACCTCGGCTTCGCCCTGGATTTGGCTCACAAAAACAACGTGGAACTGCCGGTGAGCAACATCCTCTTTGAGCTTTATCAAGAAGCGGATAAGGGTGGATACGGCGAAAAGGATATGTCTGTCTTATACAAAAAAATCAGTGAGCAAAATAGAGGTGGGAAAACGAATCATGAAAAGCAACATTAA
- a CDS encoding acyl-CoA dehydrogenase family protein → MEKAELRWNEPLIFHHEIAAGLFTPEDFTEEEQLMAKTTESFVKNDVMPLLESIDQHDHVNVKKLFQEAGELGLLGIEVPEEYGGLSLNKKLSGLVAEKMGAGGSFSVSFNIHAGVGTLPYVYYGTEEQKQKYLPKLASGEWIGAYALTEPSAGSDALNAKTTAVLNKEGTAWILNGEKQWITNAQVADVYVVFAKTAEGMTAFIVERSFKGVSVGPEEKKMGIKGSSTATLILDDVTVPIGNVIGKAGKGHHVALNILNMARLKLAFSNIGTAKQALKLAVSYAKQRKQFDRPIIDFSMIQEKIADMAISIYGAESAAYRTAGNLDNVFETAGSLGESLRELANYASECAINKVNCSEVLGRIADEAVQIHGGYGYMQEYEVERLYRDARISRIFEGTNEINRLTIAKLLLKMVHQNVGTNFEIPLKKQEKRNRQFIYQSNRLLNKSLNTLAHANINIQEEQEYSRLIADMKKEIYVMESAVIRTEKAVQKSGKAKERLKEIMTNVICEEGFRNIEEMAVSVLTGLKSDEAERKLVLQEIRSLPVPLFSNLFIQKREIAERIAEHEKYIV, encoded by the coding sequence ATGGAAAAAGCAGAACTCCGGTGGAATGAACCCTTGATTTTTCATCATGAAATTGCCGCTGGCCTATTTACACCTGAGGATTTTACTGAGGAAGAGCAACTCATGGCCAAAACGACAGAATCATTTGTCAAAAACGACGTCATGCCCCTTCTTGAATCGATTGATCAGCATGATCACGTAAACGTTAAAAAATTGTTTCAAGAAGCTGGAGAGCTCGGCCTTCTCGGGATCGAGGTGCCGGAAGAATACGGCGGCCTCTCTCTCAACAAAAAGCTGTCAGGGCTTGTGGCCGAGAAAATGGGAGCCGGCGGGTCGTTCAGCGTCTCCTTTAATATTCATGCGGGTGTAGGGACTTTGCCATACGTTTATTATGGAACCGAAGAACAAAAACAAAAATACCTGCCGAAGCTCGCATCGGGAGAATGGATCGGAGCGTATGCCCTGACAGAGCCCAGTGCAGGATCAGACGCTTTAAATGCAAAAACGACGGCTGTTTTGAACAAAGAAGGAACAGCCTGGATTTTAAATGGCGAAAAACAGTGGATTACGAACGCGCAAGTGGCTGATGTCTATGTTGTCTTTGCAAAAACGGCTGAAGGCATGACCGCGTTTATCGTGGAGCGCTCATTTAAAGGGGTTTCGGTCGGCCCTGAAGAAAAGAAAATGGGGATCAAAGGGTCTTCGACAGCGACCTTGATCTTGGATGATGTCACAGTACCCATCGGGAATGTTATCGGAAAAGCCGGAAAAGGGCATCATGTCGCCTTGAATATTTTAAACATGGCGCGCTTGAAACTCGCCTTTTCAAACATCGGAACTGCAAAACAAGCATTGAAGCTTGCCGTAAGCTACGCCAAACAGCGGAAACAGTTTGACAGGCCGATCATCGATTTTTCCATGATTCAAGAAAAGATCGCCGATATGGCGATTTCGATTTACGGAGCGGAAAGTGCTGCCTACAGGACGGCGGGAAACTTAGACAATGTGTTTGAGACTGCCGGTTCACTGGGCGAAAGTTTAAGAGAACTGGCAAACTATGCATCTGAATGTGCGATCAATAAAGTAAACTGCTCCGAAGTGCTCGGCCGGATCGCAGACGAGGCGGTTCAGATTCATGGCGGCTACGGATACATGCAGGAGTATGAAGTGGAACGTTTGTACCGGGATGCGCGGATCAGCCGGATTTTCGAAGGCACAAACGAAATCAACCGGCTGACGATCGCCAAACTTTTGCTGAAAATGGTGCACCAAAACGTTGGCACAAACTTTGAAATCCCGTTAAAAAAGCAGGAAAAACGAAACAGGCAATTCATCTATCAGTCTAACCGGCTTCTCAACAAATCTTTGAATACACTGGCACACGCCAACATTAACATTCAAGAGGAGCAGGAATACTCGCGGCTTATCGCCGACATGAAGAAAGAAATCTATGTGATGGAATCCGCTGTCATACGGACGGAAAAAGCGGTACAAAAAAGCGGGAAAGCTAAAGAACGGCTGAAAGAAATCATGACAAACGTCATTTGTGAAGAAGGCTTCCGCAACATTGAAGAGATGGCGGTGTCTGTCTTAACAGGGCTGAAATCAGATGAAGCCGAAAGAAAGCTCGTATTGCAAGAGATTCGCAGCCTGCCTGTCCCCCTCTTCAGCAACCTGTTTATCCAAAAGCGCGAAATCGCAGAAAGAATAGCCGAACATGAGAAATATATTGTGTGA
- the manA gene encoding mannose-6-phosphate isomerase, class I — translation MTEPLFFAPVFKERIWGGTALAAFGYDIPSEQTGECWAFAAHQNGQSVVLNGEYKGLTLGGLWENHRHLFGHLEGDRFPLLTKILDADQDLSVQVHPNDVYAKARENGELGKTECWYIIDCEEGAEIIYGHHAKTKNELISMIEKGEWDKLLRRVKVKPGDFFYVPSGTVHAIGKGILILETQQNSDTTYRLYDYDRKDAAGNLRDLHLEKSIDVINVPFLPEERTVQYEQTDDLASATLIEGPYFSVAKWELKGTACLKQEKPFLLISIIEGQGRVISGEREYGFQKGDHMLLPNGFGEFELNGHTKCIVSSI, via the coding sequence ATGACTGAACCGTTGTTTTTTGCACCCGTTTTCAAAGAAAGAATTTGGGGCGGCACCGCTTTAGCCGCCTTCGGCTATGACATTCCGTCAGAACAAACGGGAGAGTGCTGGGCTTTTGCCGCTCATCAAAATGGACAAAGCGTCGTTTTAAACGGAGAATATAAAGGACTCACACTCGGCGGGCTTTGGGAAAATCATCGGCATTTATTCGGACATCTGGAGGGGGATCGCTTCCCTCTGTTGACGAAGATTTTAGACGCTGATCAAGACCTATCCGTTCAGGTCCACCCAAATGACGTGTATGCGAAGGCACGCGAAAACGGGGAGCTCGGAAAAACAGAATGCTGGTATATCATAGACTGTGAAGAGGGCGCAGAAATCATTTACGGCCATCACGCCAAAACAAAGAATGAGCTGATCTCCATGATAGAAAAGGGAGAATGGGACAAGCTTTTACGGCGGGTAAAGGTGAAGCCGGGAGATTTCTTTTATGTGCCAAGCGGGACCGTGCATGCCATCGGAAAAGGTATTTTGATTTTGGAGACGCAGCAAAATTCCGATACAACCTACAGATTATATGATTATGACAGAAAGGATGCAGCTGGCAACCTTCGCGATCTCCATCTGGAAAAAAGCATTGACGTCATCAACGTTCCATTTTTGCCGGAAGAGCGAACGGTTCAATATGAACAAACAGATGACCTGGCTAGCGCCACTTTAATTGAAGGCCCTTATTTTTCAGTGGCAAAGTGGGAATTAAAAGGAACAGCCTGCTTAAAACAGGAAAAACCTTTTCTTCTCATCAGCATCATCGAAGGACAGGGGCGCGTGATCTCCGGCGAGCGCGAATACGGCTTTCAAAAGGGAGATCACATGCTGCTGCCAAATGGATTTGGTGAATTTGAACTCAACGGGCATACAAAGTGTATTGTATCGAGCATCTAA
- a CDS encoding fructose-specific PTS transporter subunit EIIC gives MKLLAITSCPNGIAHTYMAAENLQKAADRLGVQLKVETQGGIGVENELTEQDIREADAIIIAADRSVNKDRFIGKKLLAVGVQDGIRKPEELIKRAVNGDIPTHQSDSKSAPDSQREKKQNPIYRHLMNGVSFMVPFIVVGGLLIAVALTLGGEKTPKGLVIPDDSFWKTIEQIGSASFSFMIPILAGYIAYSIADKPGLVPGMIGGYIAATGSFYGSVSGAGFLGGIIAGFLAGYAALAIKKLKVPKALQPIMPIIVIPVVASLIVGLAFVLLIGAPVAQIFESLTVWLAGMKGSSSILLALILGAMISFDMGGPVNKVAFLFGSAMIGEGNYEIMGPIAVAICIPPIGLGIATFLGKRKFQTAEREMGKAAFTMGLFGITEGAIPFAAQDPLRVIPSIMAGSMTGSVIAMIGNVGDRVAHGGPIVAVLGAVDHVLMFFIAVIAGSLVTAFLVNVLKKDIAETPQPTRPETVKDAPMEAKKHINMPEINKLTDITDIELIESALSGETRDEIIDEMIEKLASAGALYSASGFKEAIMAREQESTTAIGMNIAIPHGKSDAVKRPSVAFGMKRSGVDWKSLDGTKAKLIFMIAVPKESEGNEHLKLLQMLSRKLMDDSYRQRLLSVETKEEAYKLLDEII, from the coding sequence ATGAAACTGTTAGCGATTACATCATGTCCAAACGGAATTGCCCACACGTACATGGCCGCGGAAAATCTGCAAAAAGCGGCCGACAGGCTGGGCGTTCAACTGAAAGTCGAAACCCAAGGCGGCATCGGAGTAGAAAACGAGCTGACCGAACAAGACATTCGCGAAGCAGACGCGATTATTATTGCTGCGGACCGGTCGGTCAATAAAGACCGCTTTATCGGAAAGAAATTGTTGGCTGTCGGTGTTCAAGACGGCATCCGCAAGCCGGAAGAACTGATTAAGAGAGCGGTAAACGGCGACATCCCGACCCATCAATCAGATTCAAAATCGGCCCCGGACAGTCAGCGGGAGAAAAAACAAAACCCGATTTACCGTCATCTGATGAACGGTGTTTCCTTCATGGTTCCATTCATCGTCGTCGGCGGACTGCTGATAGCGGTTGCCCTGACGCTCGGCGGTGAGAAAACGCCGAAAGGCCTGGTGATTCCGGATGATTCTTTCTGGAAAACGATTGAACAGATCGGAAGCGCTTCATTCTCATTCATGATCCCGATTTTAGCCGGATATATCGCCTACAGCATCGCCGATAAACCAGGGCTTGTTCCAGGTATGATCGGCGGCTATATCGCGGCGACGGGAAGCTTTTACGGCAGCGTGAGCGGCGCGGGTTTCCTCGGCGGGATTATCGCCGGTTTTTTAGCGGGCTATGCGGCGCTGGCCATCAAAAAATTAAAAGTCCCAAAAGCGCTACAGCCGATTATGCCGATTATTGTCATACCGGTGGTTGCATCACTGATTGTAGGTTTGGCATTTGTACTATTGATCGGCGCGCCTGTCGCGCAAATCTTTGAATCATTGACGGTCTGGCTGGCTGGGATGAAGGGATCAAGCTCCATTCTTCTGGCTTTGATCCTGGGCGCGATGATTTCGTTTGATATGGGCGGTCCCGTCAACAAAGTGGCCTTTCTGTTTGGATCTGCCATGATCGGTGAAGGAAACTACGAAATCATGGGCCCGATTGCAGTTGCCATCTGTATACCGCCAATCGGGCTCGGTATTGCGACGTTTTTAGGAAAAAGAAAATTCCAGACGGCAGAAAGAGAAATGGGAAAAGCGGCATTTACGATGGGATTGTTCGGCATTACTGAAGGCGCCATTCCATTTGCAGCGCAAGATCCGCTTCGCGTGATTCCGAGTATCATGGCTGGTTCGATGACAGGTTCTGTCATCGCGATGATCGGAAACGTCGGGGACAGAGTGGCACACGGGGGACCAATCGTTGCGGTGCTTGGAGCGGTGGATCATGTCCTGATGTTTTTTATCGCTGTCATTGCCGGATCACTTGTCACTGCCTTTTTGGTCAATGTCTTAAAAAAAGATATTGCTGAAACACCGCAGCCAACTCGGCCCGAAACAGTCAAAGACGCACCGATGGAAGCCAAAAAGCACATCAACATGCCGGAAATCAACAAGCTGACCGACATCACCGATATCGAGCTGATCGAGTCTGCATTATCAGGGGAAACAAGAGACGAGATTATCGATGAAATGATCGAAAAATTAGCCAGCGCCGGCGCACTTTATTCAGCAAGCGGATTTAAAGAAGCGATTATGGCTCGCGAACAAGAAAGCACAACAGCGATCGGAATGAATATTGCGATTCCGCACGGAAAATCTGATGCAGTGAAACGGCCAAGCGTCGCATTTGGGATGAAAAGATCGGGTGTCGATTGGAAAAGCCTTGATGGAACAAAGGCGAAATTAATCTTTATGATCGCCGTACCGAAAGAAAGCGAAGGAAACGAGCATTTAAAACTCCTGCAAATGCTGTCGCGAAAACTAATGGATGACAGCTACCGTCAAAGACTGCTGTCTGTGGAAACAAAAGAAGAAGCATACAAGCTTTTGGACGAAATCATATAA